CCAAATGGACTAATGGAATGAATAAGCGGATGAACGTGCCAACCTCCTGCTTCACGCATCGGCTCATTCATCGCTTTAACCACGTCTCCGAAAGTAGCCCCATGCCGCAGCTCTTTTACTCCGTTCTCATACGATTGTCTCGCTGCCGCTGCCGCCCGCTCAAAATCCGGATGCACAGCTCCTACAGCGATTGAAGGCTGATGCTGCGTCTCTAGCATTCCGAATGATGAAAATACCTCGGCCAAAATAATATCTCCTTCTTGGATCACCCGCGGCTCCTCTGGTCGATATGTCCATGCGGGCAATCCCCATCCTACGAACTCTGGTCCTGATCCCATTAATATCGTTGTCGTGAACCCGACATGGGTCGCACAAGCATTCATCGCTGCCGCATAGATCTCATTTTCTCTCACGCCTGGCTTCGTTGCCTCAAGCATCGCCTGGCACATTTTTTCCCCAACGTTCGCTGACCATTTTAATACCGCGATCTCCTCCTGACTTTTCACAGAAGACAGTGCGAAAAATTTGTGTCCCACAGGCTTAAAGGTCCCATTCGGTAATCCTTTTAGGATCGTTTGCCAAGTATTATAGGGCATGGCTCCATCAAAGTAATAGGGAGGATAAGGCTCTAAGCCAATCACACCAAATGCTTTATTTGTAAGTCCTCTCTCTTCCATAATCTTGACAATGTGCGCACCCATTTTTCCGACATACATATTTTCCGGGCGTATCCAGCCTTGCGTATTCGTATATCCAGCTTGAATATGATCTTCCACAGCAGTGGCTAAAAAGACAACAGAGATCGGCTCTTCATTCTTAGGGAAAATGACAATAGAACCTGGACGCTCATTCGTAAAGTAGGTGTCCGGGTTAAATACAGCAGGGAACGCACCTTCTCGATCTCCATACACAATCAATACATCCACATGCTCTTCTTCCATTAGCTGATTTGCAATGTTCCATCTACGATCTCTTTCCGCAAGTGAGTAGGTAGGGATTCTAGTATCTTGATTGTTCATACCTCTTTCTCCTCCTAACGTTTATTTCTTTCCAGAGTTCATTGCTGATCGTTGCCTTTTGTCATCATCCAACCGTATACATGCGAATGGCCCCCCTCCAATAGATGCCATGAATGAACCTGTTACATTGCAAGTATAATTCATTCATTTGATTAATTCAATTGAATTAATCAAATGATTTATGTGCAAAAATAGCTCCAATAACTTGGAGAATTAATCTTTAAATCATTAAAATGAAAAACACTGTATCTTTAAAGAGCCTGTTCAAAAAGCTCATAAAGTTGTATTAAAAAAAATGCACCTTTACGAGGAACGGTAAAATGAAGGTACCCCTACCAACATCAAACCATACGCGAGATGCATTTTCATGGACTTACAGTTTGAGCTGCAGACTTTGCGAGAAGACGTATTCCGATCACGACGCCATCTGCGGCGTTCAACGAGCGAAGGCGAACCAGAATAAGTTTTTCATTGGTTATCGCAAGCATTCCATTGTTTGCCCCAGCCCGAAAGGATCGGTCATCCCGCCCAATGATACGGCGGATGTCAAATTAATGCTGCCGCCAATTGAAATAATGAAGAAAATCGAAGGACTCAAGGTCGATTATCTGGTGGCCGATTTGGGTTATTTCGATGCCGATGATCAAAAAGAAGCGCGCCTTAAGCATGATGTAGCGGTCGTAACGGAAATCAGAAAACACGATATTTCCTGAACTCTCTTCCCATGAAGGAAAACCGGAATGTGAGCAAGGACATGCCCTTGTTTTCGACGGATTCGATAAAAAAACATATACCTCTTGTTTTCGCGGATACGATGACAAATGCGCCGCCTGTCCGCTACAAGGCCTTTGTGAGAAGCAGTTTGGCTATACCTTCAAGGAAAACCCGTTTTCTACGGACCTGTTTCACAGGGCAGTATGCTACAAGAGCACATGCTGAATCTCCGTAAGCAAGTGGAACTAGCGTTTGCACAAGAATCGAATCAACTAACTTCCGTTATGAAGTATAAAAAAGTAACGGTTCGTACAACAAAGCGCGTCGAGAATTGGTTTATCTTGCGGAATGCGTTTCGATTAATTGAGCGGATGATTGAGCACTTGCGAGCCACAATCCTGCCTCCAAATCATGTGACGACCCTCAAAAAGCTTCAAGAGATTCAAGTGGAGCAAATCTCGTTGCCGTTGGCGGGGTAAGAAAGTTGAACTCCCCCTAAAAAAAGCAAATTACGACACAAGGGATACGTCTGTTCAAAATCAGGTAAGTAACATACTTACTCTTAGCGACAGCATGACTTATCATATCTAACGGAACATCACCTGGTTTACTCGCTTCATAACAAAGAATATGTGTAAAACTATCCAGCTGAGGATTAAAATCGGGCCTCGCAGGATAAATCTGCAATAAAATAACATTCTCATTCTTCTTGCTTTGAATTTCGTCTTTTCTTTCAAATAAGTGTTATTACTTTAGCTTCCAGAAAATCTCTTCCATTCAAAATGTCTATTCGATCTGCTTAAAGCACTTTACAATAAAAAAACTTCCACCATACTCTGGTAGAAGCTTCTTATCGCAATTTAATCATTCAAAATTCCAATCATTTTTCTTTCCTTCGCTAGCTGCTCCACAGTAAAATCATGCTGAGCAGAAGCATAAGCGCTAAAAACAATATCGAGCACAAACAATTGAGCAAATCTGGAGCTTGTTGCCGCACTACGAAGCTGTGCTTCCGGCGCACGTGATGTAAATAAAGAAACATCAGCAAGCTGAGAAAGCTTGTTATTACCAGGACGAGTGAGGCTAATTGTTTTTATTCCCTGTTCCTTAGCTCGTTTTATTAATTGAATAACTTCTCTCGTTTCACCGCTATACGAAATTCCCCAGAAGACGGCATTTTCTGATTTCGTAGCCATGGCTCCCGCCAATAAATGACGATCTGAAATCGCATATACATTTTTGCCTTACCCCATAAACATAAATAACCTCTGCGTGCTCAATAGACTGCGCGTCGAGTTAACTGGCCGTATTCTGAAAGGTCAGTATGGTGTTCGACAGCAATTTATCAATGATGGAATCAACGTTTCATTCGATTCAACATCAAAGTATCTAACATGCGGCGTGTACTCTACCTCCGCGGATAAACGGATTTTCAGCGCTGGAAAGCCCTCTATTCCAAGCGACCGACAAAAACGAACAACCGCGGCACTGCTTGCCTCCGCTTTTGTCGCTAACTCATGTATGGTCATATGCAGTACTTCTTTAGCATTTGCAAGAATGTACTCCGCTACTTTTTTCTCTGATTCTGGCAATTCATTTAAGACTAGCTCAATTTGCGAAATCATACTTCCCCGCAATTAAACCTGCTCCAACAAATGTAGGAATCATTGGTATGAAAATATTTCCCATTTTTCGCAAAAAATTCTTGAACGGTTTATCATTCTTCTTTTTAAGCTTCGCCTTCATTTGTGCGCTTTGTGCTTGTAATTGCTCAGCCGAAGTCGCTATTTTCCCAATACTCATTTAGACTATATTGAGCAATCTAAATTTTGTATCACTTCTACGATTCCACACGTTCCATTATTGACGAATTTTTATTTCAATATTAAACTATAAATAAGAAATTAAATTCCAAAAAACCGTTTTTTTCATTTATTAAATTTATCCCAACATTACGTCGCAGGAGGAAATGAAAGATGACGACGACACCAAACATCATCGTAATGAACCATCCAACTAGAGAGCAGCTTGACAAGATTTACGATATTTTAGATGAATGCTTTTCCGTAGGCCGAGCTTATTTCCAAGAAAGATTAGACCTAGACACCACATATGATCCAGATACAACATGGTTTGCGATGGTTGACGATAAGATTGCATCTAATGTACAAATTTTTCCGTTTCATATTAGAGTCGGTCAAGCGATCTTGAAAACGGGTGCAATGGGGAGTGTCGGTACAGATCTAAATTACCGCGGGCTGGGGCTTGCACACAAAATTCTTCATGCGCAGACCAACTATATGAAAGAAACCGATTATGATATAAGCTTGCTTTTGGCTAGCAAGCATGCGTTTTATGAAAAAGCTGGCTGGAGACTTATTCCGGAGACTGCTTTCGCAATTGAAAAACCAGCAAGTTTGGAGCAGCAGCAAAACAGTGATGAAATCATTCCTTTTGAAGCCTGTTATCTCGATGATATCCGTTTCATCTATGAACAATTCAATAAGAATCGTACCTACACCGTGATCCGAAGTAGAACGTATTGGAATGATTTATTGACCTGGCCGGAATGGAAGAAAGTTGACTGCTTGCTCCTTCGCAGAAATGGAAAAATCGTCGCTTATGGCATCATTGAAAAGAAAGATACTGAACAAGTATTTATTAATGAATTATTGTATTTGAACGAAGCCGAAAACGGTGTTGAAGCTTTGTTTCATGCCTTATGTCAGCTGCGCCAAAATGCAAAGCAAATATTAGCGATGCTCCCAGAGGACCATAAGCTATATTCCTATTACCAACAGCATCAAGCAAATTCAATTCAAATCAATATGGCGATGTGGAAAATGATCAATCTCAGTTCAACTTTCCATAAGCTTCAGCCTGAATTAGAAGATCGCCTAAACCGTAGCAACATAATTGCAGACCAGGAGCTGCATATTGCACTTCGCAGCAATGAGGACTGTATCTACTTGGATTATAAGCAAAAGCAGCTTTCTGTTTCCGATGCTAGTAATCATACCAATCCCTATACTTCAATAGAAGTAGATGAACGTGAGCTAATGACTTATATCATGTTCGGCTATAATGAAGCAGGCGCAGCAAAGGACAGTACTGAGCACGCTAACATCCTTCAAGCTCTATTTCCGAAACAACAAGCTGTGTTTTATTTGACCGATAAATTTTAAGCCATTTTTGATTCCTACCATTTTAAAATAAGGGTGTGTCGCAAGTCCAACTGCTCGGACTTATGACACACCCTTATTTTTCCATAGCGACAAAAACTAGTCGTTGTTCATTTTTGATCTTCCTAACAGGACAGCACCGTAGGCTGCATCCTTAATCGGCAAAATCAGCTTTGTTTGCGTGTAGCTCTGTGCGAGCTTTCTCTCCAAGGCTTCTTTCACAAAGCGAGACTTTTGCAGCACACTTCCTGCAATCGCAATCGGACTTTCATATAGCTTAAGCCGTTCAATAACAGGCACAACAAGCTCATATAGATTGGCTGCACATTTCTCCGCTAACGCTATTGCATGTGCATCGCCCTTCTCGCATGCGGTCGTCATAATCGGTGCGAGCTGCGCAATATCTTTTTTCGTCGTATTTTTATCATAAACAAAGCCAATAATCTCTTTCACAGTGCTTAATCCAAGCTGCTCATATACCATCGCTGGGATGACCGTATCGGTTATTCTTCCGTCCTCCACTTGAACTAATATGGATAATAGATCGCGCCCAATGCTATAACCGCTTCCCTCGTCATCAATCAGATGACCAAAGCCTCCTGTGCGATGCTGCTCTCCTTTTTCATTGACCCCAAAGCAAATCGATCCTGTACCGGCAATGAGAATGATGCCTTGCATCGCATTTTGTGCCCCGTATAATGCGGTTTCTTGATCGCCTGTAATCGTTAATGACCCGATATAACCGTTATTTCTCACATGCTGCTCCAAAAAATTGATGACCAGCGGATTACTTATTCCTGCCGCACCTATACATATATGAGCAACTTCTTGTAAATTACCGCAGTAGAGCCTCGTTTGACTAAAAATTTCCTCAAAGGAGGCGGCAATAGCATCAGCATCACCACCGTTATAATTAATAGGCCCTACAGTAAAGGTGAATAAAGAGTCTTCCTGGTCATGCGTAATGGTGACAGCTGTTTTCGTGCCACCCCCATCAATTCCAACGATAAATGCCATACCTATGTCCCCTTGTTGTACTTTTTATCTACATCTGTATCGTAATATTGGCGGTGGGTACAACCTCACCATTTAGGATTGGAAGGAGTGATTTGAATGCATCAAGTGTATACTCAAATGCCGCAATTCCGCAGAACTCGCCTTCGATTAACGGTAAATCATATGGGCGACCTAATGTAATGGCCGTTACTTTGCAGCCTGCTGCCAGCAGCTTCTGAACAAGCGCAAGCTGACCTTTGTTTTCACGCGCATTGAACAAGCCGATAACAATATGCTTGTAGCCTTGTACCTTTGGCAGCGCAGCGTTGATTTGCTCCTCGCTCGGGTCAATGTCGATAATCTCATAAGCTGTATTAAAATGCTCCCCCATATATTGCGGAAAGCTAAGAGCTTGATTCAAGCTGCTGGACGCAAGATCGGTGCGGTATGAATAGGAACCCATAAATAACATTTGCTCGTCACCGGTATGAATGGGCTGGAGCTCACCTTTAATGAGGCAGATCGTTTCCGTACGCATTAGCTCATTTGCTCGGCGATGTACATCGCAGCCAACTAGTTCATAATCTAGCTCCTCAATCGTCGCATATTGTGCTTTATAAGCTAAAATTTTTGTAACAGCTGCATCAATCAGCGCTTCATCCAAATCACCGGTGGCTACAGCTTCTTCGATCAAATGAATCGCTTCCTTCACTGTCTCAGGAGTATGGCTAATGAATACCAAATCAATACCTGCTTTAACAGCTCCTAACGCTCCTTTTGCCGTACCATAGTATCGTTTGATCGCGTCCATTTCTAAACAATCCGATACAACTAACCCTTTATATCCTAATTTTCCTTTTAATATCTCTGTAATAATGGTATGAGACATAGTTCCGGGCACACCGGA
This genomic stretch from Paenibacillus sp. FSL H7-0737 harbors:
- a CDS encoding M24 family metallopeptidase, which gives rise to MNNQDTRIPTYSLAERDRRWNIANQLMEEEHVDVLIVYGDREGAFPAVFNPDTYFTNERPGSIVIFPKNEEPISVVFLATAVEDHIQAGYTNTQGWIRPENMYVGKMGAHIVKIMEERGLTNKAFGVIGLEPYPPYYFDGAMPYNTWQTILKGLPNGTFKPVGHKFFALSSVKSQEEIAVLKWSANVGEKMCQAMLEATKPGVRENEIYAAAMNACATHVGFTTTILMGSGPEFVGWGLPAWTYRPEEPRVIQEGDIILAEVFSSFGMLETQHQPSIAVGAVHPDFERAAAAARQSYENGVKELRHGATFGDVVKAMNEPMREAGGWHVHPLIHSISPFGLIGVGDEIARLPEAREYGKVLPIPSIGLETELKTGMVFAFEPNCAIGKKVINLGGTVIVGEAGGIELNKNSTQLMRATW
- a CDS encoding transposase, with the translated sequence MKVPLPTSNHTRDAFSWTYSLSCRLCEKTYSDHDAICGVQRAKANQNKFFIGYRKHSIVCPSPKGSVIPPNDTADVKLMLPPIEIMKKIEGLKVDYLVADLGYFDADDQKEARLKHDVAVVTEIRKHDIS
- a CDS encoding MurR/RpiR family transcriptional regulator, with protein sequence MRGSMISQIELVLNELPESEKKVAEYILANAKEVLHMTIHELATKAEASSAAVVRFCRSLGIEGFPALKIRLSAEVEYTPHVRYFDVESNETLIPSLINCCRTPY
- a CDS encoding GNAT family N-acetyltransferase: MTTTPNIIVMNHPTREQLDKIYDILDECFSVGRAYFQERLDLDTTYDPDTTWFAMVDDKIASNVQIFPFHIRVGQAILKTGAMGSVGTDLNYRGLGLAHKILHAQTNYMKETDYDISLLLASKHAFYEKAGWRLIPETAFAIEKPASLEQQQNSDEIIPFEACYLDDIRFIYEQFNKNRTYTVIRSRTYWNDLLTWPEWKKVDCLLLRRNGKIVAYGIIEKKDTEQVFINELLYLNEAENGVEALFHALCQLRQNAKQILAMLPEDHKLYSYYQQHQANSIQINMAMWKMINLSSTFHKLQPELEDRLNRSNIIADQELHIALRSNEDCIYLDYKQKQLSVSDASNHTNPYTSIEVDERELMTYIMFGYNEAGAAKDSTEHANILQALFPKQQAVFYLTDKF
- a CDS encoding N-acetylglucosamine kinase, whose protein sequence is MAFIVGIDGGGTKTAVTITHDQEDSLFTFTVGPINYNGGDADAIAASFEEIFSQTRLYCGNLQEVAHICIGAAGISNPLVINFLEQHVRNNGYIGSLTITGDQETALYGAQNAMQGIILIAGTGSICFGVNEKGEQHRTGGFGHLIDDEGSGYSIGRDLLSILVQVEDGRITDTVIPAMVYEQLGLSTVKEIIGFVYDKNTTKKDIAQLAPIMTTACEKGDAHAIALAEKCAANLYELVVPVIERLKLYESPIAIAGSVLQKSRFVKEALERKLAQSYTQTKLILPIKDAAYGAVLLGRSKMNND
- a CDS encoding glycoside hydrolase family 3 protein, producing the protein MRTIEHMSLREKIGQMFVTGFPSTEITPELKEVIEHYKVGNIILFSHNIDNKYQLGELVTELQQWYTTHTGIPGFITIDQEGGRVTRMPKDATNVAGAMAIASSGRPENAYAAGRMTARELKALGINFNLAPVMDVNNNALNPVINVRSYGDSVATVSQYGIQMMRGLLDGGVMSSLKHFPGHGDTNVDSHIGLPTIEKTLEELEQLELLPFKAAIEQGAQAIMSAHILFPKIEKSGVPGTMSHTIITEILKGKLGYKGLVVSDCLEMDAIKRYYGTAKGALGAVKAGIDLVFISHTPETVKEAIHLIEEAVATGDLDEALIDAAVTKILAYKAQYATIEELDYELVGCDVHRRANELMRTETICLIKGELQPIHTGDEQMLFMGSYSYRTDLASSSLNQALSFPQYMGEHFNTAYEIIDIDPSEEQINAALPKVQGYKHIVIGLFNARENKGQLALVQKLLAAGCKVTAITLGRPYDLPLIEGEFCGIAAFEYTLDAFKSLLPILNGEVVPTANITIQM